A stretch of the Helicoverpa armigera isolate CAAS_96S chromosome 5, ASM3070526v1, whole genome shotgun sequence genome encodes the following:
- the LOC135116908 gene encoding uncharacterized protein LOC135116908, whose amino-acid sequence MDVMDEESMIRLCATSFLEKEIAAAKNLLFDSISAVKKTTRKGDGKSQRNLEDIISTLKRVEPDQIPIFVARELHRLPPVTFDHIDATRLLKDIILMQNEIQTLKRDCATMEQLNQLRMDLNNIKQTSIVNNFDCNINKKRGGYRNIDISGGELDSGPVGLILNYDTGKTQESTGCLLQSSTISKVGDDNCTHKDDVDGMGHNSSVVQQSEHISDPQQLSSSDESSSPAPPPMQRQVNDCITVSPNSGITMAEVLRRNNGMQSNKPDNNNEWRVVQRHKRKNYFSGKVGNASKDTELNFKAAEKRLPIYITNVHKETSMDDIITYILKKTGEKVNLTKLSIKNENKYNAYKFFVPSYTLHLFLNESMWPKGIVFRRFVHYQYRTEDKRPDTIYNNNK is encoded by the coding sequence ATGGACGTGATGGATGAAGAAAGCATGATACGTCTGTGTGCTACGTCATTCTTGGAAAAAGAAATAGCTGCGGCCAAGAATTTGTTATTTGATTCGATCTCAGCGGTTAAGAAAACTACGCGAAAAGGTGACGGCAAAAGCCAACGTAACCTTGAAGATATAATAAGTACATTAAAGAGAGTAGAACCTGATCAAATTCCAATTTTTGTGGCGAGAGAATTGCACCGTTTACCCCCAGTTACGTTCGATCATATCGACGCAACGAGACTGCTTAAGGACATTATTCTGATGCAAAACGAAATACAAACCCTTAAGCGTGATTGTGCTACTATGGAACAACTAAATCAGTTACGTATGGATCTTAATAATATCAAGCAAACATCAATCGTTAACAACTTCGattgcaatattaataaaaagagaGGAGGGTATCGGAATATTGATATTTCTGGAGGTGAGCTTGACAGTGGGCCCGTAGGGCTAATATTGAATTATGATACCGGTAAAACACAGGAATCAACGGGATGCTTATTGCAATCATCCACAATATCTAAAGTTGGCGATGATAACTGTACACATAAAGATGATGTTGACGGGATGGGACATAATTCGAGTGTCGTACAGCAAAGTGAACACATTTCCGATCCACAACAGCTGAGCTCGAGCGATGAATCATCGTCGCCTGCGCCGCCGCCGATGCAGCGACAAGTTAATGATTGTATTACCGTGTCCCCGAATAGTGGAATAACGATGGCCGAGGTTTTGCGCCGAAACAATGGAATGCAATCTAACAAACCGGATAACAATAATGAGTGGAGAGTGGTTCAGAGACATAAAAGGAAGAATTATTTTAGTGGAAAAGTTGGTAATGCCTCAAAAGATACTGAATTAAATTTTAAGGCAGCGGAGAAAagattacctatttatataacAAATGTTCATAAAGAGACCTCAATGGATGATATTATCACTTATATTCTGAAGAAAACTGGAGAAAAAGTGAATCTGACTAAATTGTCTATCAagaacgaaaataaatataatgcttATAAATTTTTTGTACCGAGTTATACGTTACATCTGTTCTTAAATGAATCTATGTGGCCTAAAGGGATAGTTTTTCGTCGGTTTGTACATTATCAGTACCGAACTGAGGATAAGCGCCCTGACacgatttataataataataaataa